The Bacteroidales bacterium genome window below encodes:
- a CDS encoding NAD(P)-binding domain-containing protein, with product MKTIAFIGGGRITKIILQAFANKNLKFERIFVYDPVEETLGKLKNCFTDIEISHESLYPAFTPDVLFLAVHPPVMAETLQKIKPSLKPETILISLAPKVTIAKMTEILGGFSTIARVNPSATSYINDGINPVAFGPGMNEKARKQTLELLGNLGQVPVVSEDKIEAYALISAMGSTYFWFQIQELKRLALKFGMEETEANQTISEMLKGSAATLFNSGLTPAEVMDLVPVKPLAEYEEPIKSYYDSKLSAIYEKIKP from the coding sequence ATGAAAACCATCGCATTCATCGGGGGAGGAAGAATAACCAAAATTATCCTCCAGGCTTTTGCCAATAAAAACCTGAAATTTGAAAGGATCTTTGTATATGATCCGGTTGAAGAAACTCTTGGAAAACTGAAAAACTGCTTCACTGATATCGAAATATCTCATGAATCGCTTTACCCGGCTTTCACACCGGATGTTCTTTTCCTTGCTGTTCATCCACCGGTAATGGCAGAAACCCTACAGAAGATAAAACCATCACTCAAGCCTGAAACCATACTTATATCACTTGCACCCAAGGTTACCATTGCCAAAATGACTGAAATACTGGGCGGTTTCTCAACGATTGCAAGAGTAAATCCCAGTGCAACCTCTTATATAAATGACGGCATCAATCCGGTTGCCTTCGGCCCGGGCATGAATGAAAAAGCCAGAAAGCAAACCCTTGAATTGCTGGGTAACCTGGGACAGGTTCCGGTTGTAAGCGAAGATAAGATCGAAGCATATGCCCTCATAAGCGCTATGGGATCCACTTATTTCTGGTTTCAGATACAGGAACTGAAAAGACTGGCTCTGAAATTCGGGATGGAAGAAACCGAGGCAAATCAAACCATTAGCGAAATGCTGAAAGGAAGTGCAGCCACGTTATTTAATTCAGGTTTAACACCTGCAGAGGTAATGGATCTTGTTCCGGTAAAACCTCTTGCTGAATATGAAGAGCCGATTAAATCATACTATGATTCAAAATTATCCGCCATCTATGAAAAAATAAAGCCATGA